Proteins encoded together in one Chitinophaga lutea window:
- a CDS encoding YfbK domain-containing protein, whose translation MHKLFMLLICMGCSMMAGAQQRSWVTGAVQDSVSRQPVQGVRISILGDTGYVMTNQYGLFRIDLPVGSTHLIFEHPGYSRKIIALLHHNRMLVELAPTGETVQKNDIAHAKAKARMSHSTNPNYGNVGMGTGFASFFDETYGKIFENKFVDSRKSSVSSFAMDVDRAAYSNMRRFVKLREPIPTDAVRIEELVNYFHYSYPLPRNDSVFAIYAHYTDCPWNEAHNLLQIAVRARQVDVDSLPASNLVFLIDISGSMGTPNKLPLLQAAFRILVNNLRPKDRVSIVAYAGAPGIVLPCTPGTQKEKILNAIDYLSAGGATAGEAAINMAYQLAEENYIPNGNNRVIMATDGDFNVGQTSDQDMEDLIMQKKESGVLLTCLGFGMKDYKDSKLETLASKGNGNFAYIDDLEEANKVFAREFGSTLFTIAKDVRAQVNFNPARVRSHRLIGYENKILKEDNSNGERVEGGIVGSGHCVVALYEIEPADPDPEAVLADVKIWYRVPPDTSMLFQTRTLAPRRQRFSEASDDCRFAASVALFGMLLRKSNYKGSGNIGMVTEMAKRSLGRDAGGYRGEFLKLIKLVRKNNAWLK comes from the coding sequence ATGCATAAGCTATTCATGCTGCTCATTTGCATGGGATGTAGCATGATGGCAGGGGCACAACAGCGAAGCTGGGTTACCGGCGCAGTACAGGATAGTGTGAGCCGTCAGCCTGTACAGGGCGTCCGGATCAGTATCCTGGGTGATACCGGGTATGTAATGACGAACCAGTATGGCCTATTTCGTATAGATCTGCCCGTTGGCAGCACGCACCTGATATTCGAACACCCCGGTTACAGCAGGAAGATCATTGCCCTTCTCCATCATAACCGCATGCTTGTTGAGCTGGCTCCCACGGGGGAAACGGTACAAAAAAATGATATTGCCCACGCCAAGGCAAAGGCAAGAATGTCGCATAGCACTAATCCCAATTATGGCAATGTAGGCATGGGCACCGGTTTTGCTTCCTTCTTCGACGAAACGTATGGGAAAATTTTCGAGAACAAGTTTGTAGACAGCAGAAAGAGCAGCGTATCCTCTTTCGCGATGGACGTGGACCGGGCGGCGTACAGCAATATGCGGCGTTTTGTGAAACTCCGCGAGCCGATACCGACAGATGCGGTGCGCATCGAGGAACTGGTGAACTATTTCCATTACAGTTACCCGCTGCCCCGCAACGACAGCGTTTTTGCCATCTATGCCCATTATACGGACTGCCCCTGGAACGAAGCGCACAACCTGTTGCAGATCGCGGTGCGGGCCCGGCAGGTGGATGTCGACAGCCTGCCTGCCAGCAACCTCGTATTCCTCATCGATATTTCCGGGTCGATGGGCACTCCCAATAAACTCCCCTTACTGCAGGCCGCATTCAGGATACTGGTGAACAATCTGCGCCCGAAAGACCGCGTGTCCATCGTAGCCTATGCCGGTGCGCCCGGTATCGTGCTGCCCTGCACGCCCGGCACCCAGAAAGAAAAAATACTCAACGCCATCGACTACCTCAGCGCCGGCGGGGCCACCGCCGGGGAAGCGGCCATCAACATGGCTTACCAGCTGGCGGAGGAAAACTATATCCCCAACGGCAACAACCGCGTCATCATGGCCACGGACGGCGATTTTAACGTGGGCCAGACCAGCGATCAGGACATGGAAGACCTGATCATGCAAAAAAAGGAAAGCGGCGTATTGCTCACCTGCCTGGGTTTCGGGATGAAGGATTACAAAGACTCGAAGCTGGAAACCCTTGCCAGCAAAGGCAACGGGAACTTCGCCTACATCGACGACCTGGAAGAAGCCAACAAGGTTTTTGCCCGTGAATTCGGCAGCACGCTTTTTACCATTGCCAAGGATGTGCGCGCGCAGGTGAATTTCAACCCGGCCAGGGTGAGGTCGCACCGCCTCATTGGCTACGAAAACAAAATACTGAAGGAAGATAACAGCAACGGCGAGCGGGTGGAAGGAGGGATTGTCGGTTCGGGGCATTGCGTGGTGGCACTGTACGAAATCGAGCCGGCCGATCCGGATCCGGAAGCCGTGCTGGCCGATGTGAAAATATGGTACCGCGTTCCGCCGGATACCTCGATGCTCTTTCAGACCAGGACCCTGGCGCCTCGCCGGCAGCGTTTCAGCGAAGCGTCTGACGATTGCCGCTTCGCCGCTTCTGTAGCCCTTTTCGGCATGCTGCTCCGTAAATCGAATTACAAAGGTTCCGGTAATATCGGCATGGTAACGGAGATGGCTAAACGGTCTTTAGGACGGGATGCCGGCGGTTACCGCGGAGAGTTCCTGAAGCTGATCAAACTGGTCAGGAAGAATAACGCCTGGCTGAAGTAA
- the hpt gene encoding hypoxanthine phosphoribosyltransferase produces MKIQVHDKKFVPYIAEAQLQQRIKELAQQISHDLEGTRPLFVAILNGSFMFAADVFKNLTIEAEISFIKLASYKGTKSTGNVITAIGLEDDLYGRTVVILEDIVDTGKTLSQFLPQLEHQQPKKLLIASLLHKPEATTHHVPIDYLGFSVPNKFLLGYGLDYDGLGRNLPEIYQLEE; encoded by the coding sequence ATGAAGATACAAGTGCACGATAAAAAATTCGTTCCCTATATCGCTGAAGCACAATTGCAGCAACGCATTAAGGAACTGGCACAGCAAATCAGCCACGACCTGGAGGGTACGCGCCCCCTGTTCGTGGCCATCCTGAACGGTTCGTTCATGTTCGCGGCCGATGTGTTTAAAAACCTGACCATCGAAGCTGAGATCTCCTTTATCAAACTTGCTTCTTACAAGGGCACGAAATCGACCGGCAACGTGATTACCGCCATCGGGCTGGAAGACGACCTGTATGGCCGTACCGTGGTGATCCTGGAAGATATTGTGGACACCGGCAAAACCCTCAGCCAGTTCCTCCCGCAGCTGGAGCACCAGCAGCCCAAAAAACTGCTCATTGCCTCCCTGCTGCACAAGCCGGAGGCCACCACCCACCATGTGCCCATCGATTACCTGGGTTTCAGCGTGCCCAATAAGTTCCTGCTCGGGTACGGGCTTGATTATGACGGGCTTGGCCGCAACCTGCCGGAGATTTACCAGCTGGAAGAATAA